In Candidatus Methylomirabilota bacterium, a single window of DNA contains:
- a CDS encoding VTT domain-containing protein produces MEFLLDLASGRYALDDLIRWGGYLVLVAIVFTETGLLVGFFLPGDSLLITAGLVAAAGGLNIWWLNALLAAAAIVGDSVGYAIGARIGPRLFTREKSLLFNPRHLERTRQFYARHGAKTIVIARFVPIIRTFAPVVAGVGQMRYRRFLFYNVVGGVGWVVSMTWAGYLLGQTIPNIDRHIHVVVAVVVGLSLIPIVVEVVRERRKRSAAS; encoded by the coding sequence GTGGAGTTCCTCCTCGACCTGGCCAGCGGCCGCTATGCGCTCGATGACCTGATCCGCTGGGGCGGATACCTCGTCCTCGTCGCCATCGTCTTCACGGAAACCGGGCTGCTGGTCGGCTTCTTCCTTCCCGGCGACTCGCTGCTCATCACGGCGGGGCTGGTGGCCGCAGCCGGCGGGCTGAACATCTGGTGGCTCAACGCGCTGCTGGCGGCGGCGGCCATCGTCGGCGACAGCGTGGGCTATGCCATCGGCGCGCGCATCGGGCCCCGGCTCTTCACCCGCGAGAAGTCCCTGCTCTTCAATCCCCGCCACCTCGAGCGCACGCGCCAGTTCTACGCTCGCCACGGCGCCAAGACCATCGTCATCGCGCGCTTCGTCCCCATCATCCGGACGTTCGCGCCGGTGGTGGCCGGCGTAGGGCAGATGCGGTATCGACGGTTCCTCTTTTACAATGTCGTCGGCGGTGTGGGATGGGTGGTCAGTATGACGTGGGCCGGCTACCTGCTGGGCCAGACGATCCCGAACATCGACCGCCACATCCATGTCGTGGTGGCGGTGGTCGTCGGGCTCTCGCTGATCCCCATCGTTGTCGAGGTCGTGCGCGAGCGGAGAAAGCGGTCGGCGGCCTCCTGA
- a CDS encoding lysophospholipid acyltransferase family protein translates to MGRLPAPVTAWLGRRIGDIGYLILRRRRHVALDNLRHAFPELSPAARRRLGRRSYRHLGQLFVELCALLTRPVDRFLERVTVEGREHLDRVMMGHGRALVLTAHLGNWEVLTAAHLLTAYRLAVVVRPLDSLWLNPLAERLRRRAGVELIDKRRALRPVLSALAQGRLVGILLDQNASRREGVFVPFFGRLASTSRSMAVLALRTGVPVIPIFARRETAGRHRVIIHPPLEPATTNEREEAIVELTARCTAVIEAAIREVPEQWLWMHSRWRTRPEEAP, encoded by the coding sequence CTGGGGCGCCTGCCCGCCCCCGTGACCGCCTGGCTGGGCCGGCGGATCGGCGACATCGGCTACCTCATCCTCCGTCGGCGGCGTCACGTCGCGCTCGACAATCTGCGCCACGCCTTCCCCGAGCTGTCGCCCGCCGCGCGCCGTCGCCTCGGTCGACGCTCCTACCGGCACCTCGGGCAACTTTTCGTGGAGCTATGCGCGCTGCTCACGCGCCCCGTCGACCGGTTCCTCGAGCGTGTCACGGTCGAGGGGCGTGAGCACCTGGACAGGGTCATGATGGGGCACGGGCGTGCGCTGGTCCTCACGGCGCACCTCGGGAATTGGGAGGTACTCACGGCGGCCCACCTCCTCACGGCCTATCGGCTCGCGGTGGTAGTCCGGCCACTGGATTCGCTGTGGCTCAACCCTCTGGCGGAACGCCTTCGACGGAGGGCGGGGGTGGAGCTGATCGACAAGCGTCGGGCGCTCCGGCCGGTGCTCAGCGCGCTGGCCCAGGGCCGGCTCGTCGGCATCCTGCTCGATCAGAACGCCTCGCGCCGCGAGGGCGTCTTCGTTCCCTTCTTCGGACGGCTGGCCAGCACCTCCCGCTCGATGGCCGTGCTGGCGCTGCGGACCGGCGTCCCGGTGATCCCGATCTTCGCCCGGCGCGAGACCGCCGGCCGGCATCGCGTGATCATTCATCCCCCGCTCGAGCCGGCCACGACGAATGAGAGGGAGGAAGCGATCGTCGAACTGACGGCGCGCTGCACGGCGGTGATCGAGGCGGCGATCCGCGAGGTGCCGGAGCAGTGGCTCTGGATGCACAGCCGCTGGCGCACGCGTCCCGAGGAGGCCCCATGA
- a CDS encoding sodium-translocating pyrophosphatase, with protein MPVLAEAQPPAPAPTVPAPAAERPGGEANLILPDLSAATFQGINGRTLLMGGLLVCVFGLAFGMVIFYRLKNLPVHRSMLEVSELIYETCKTYLITQGKFLLILEAFIAVIIVLYFGVLLRFEAVKVVIILLFSLIGIGGSYGVAWFGMRINTFANSRTAFASLKGEPFPVYAIPLKAGMSVGMLLISVELFLMLCILLFIPGDYAGPCFIGFAIGESLGAAALRIAGGIFTKIADIGSDLMKIVFNIKEDDARNPGVIADCTGDNAGDSVGPTADGFETYGVTGVALISFILLAVREPAVQVQLLVWIFMMRVLMIVASGASYLINEAITRHRYAGASRMNFEAPLTSLVWLTSAVSVVLTYLASYVMIRELGDGTLWWKLSTVITCGTLAGAIIPELVKIFTSTESSHVREVVTSAREGGASLDILSGLVAGNFSAYWLGIVVVLLMGTAYGVSTTGLGALMVAPAVFAFGLVAFGFLGMGPVTIAVDSYGPVTDNAQSIFELSLIEQIPNVKEQIRREHGFEVNFERAKHMLEENDGAGNTFKATAKPVLIGTAVVGATTMIFSIIVLLTHGLTQNLDKLSLLHPPFLLGLITGGAVIYWFTGASMQAVTTGAYRAVEFIKANIRLEGVTKASVTDSKKVVAICTQYAQKGMFNIFLTVFFSTLAFAFLEPYFFIGYLISIALFGLFQAVFMANAGGAWDNAKKVVEVELKEKGTALHAATVVGDTVGDPFKDTSSVAMNPIIKFTTLFGLLAVELAVTLTAERGATLSHLLALAFFGLSLIFVWRSFYSMRIRGGAPATVTTGPGRRVSEVARGK; from the coding sequence ATGCCGGTACTCGCCGAGGCCCAGCCGCCCGCCCCGGCGCCCACCGTGCCAGCGCCCGCGGCCGAGCGGCCAGGCGGGGAAGCGAACCTCATCCTGCCGGATCTGAGCGCCGCGACCTTCCAGGGGATCAACGGCCGCACGCTGCTGATGGGCGGCCTGCTCGTGTGCGTCTTCGGCCTCGCGTTCGGCATGGTGATCTTCTACCGGCTGAAAAACCTGCCGGTGCATCGCTCGATGCTCGAGGTCTCGGAACTCATCTACGAGACGTGCAAGACCTACCTGATCACGCAGGGGAAGTTCCTCCTGATCCTCGAGGCCTTCATCGCCGTCATCATCGTTTTGTACTTCGGCGTCCTCCTGCGCTTCGAGGCGGTGAAGGTCGTGATCATCCTGCTCTTCAGCCTCATCGGCATCGGCGGCAGCTACGGCGTCGCTTGGTTCGGGATGCGCATCAACACCTTCGCCAACTCGCGCACCGCCTTCGCGAGCCTGAAGGGCGAGCCGTTCCCCGTCTACGCGATCCCTCTCAAGGCCGGGATGAGCGTGGGGATGCTGCTCATCAGCGTGGAGCTGTTTCTGATGCTCTGCATCCTTCTCTTCATCCCCGGGGACTACGCCGGTCCGTGCTTCATCGGCTTTGCCATCGGCGAGTCTCTCGGCGCCGCTGCCCTCCGCATCGCCGGCGGCATCTTCACCAAGATCGCCGACATCGGCTCCGATCTCATGAAGATCGTCTTCAACATCAAGGAGGACGACGCGCGCAATCCGGGCGTCATCGCCGACTGCACCGGCGACAACGCCGGCGACTCGGTGGGGCCCACCGCCGACGGCTTCGAAACCTACGGCGTGACGGGGGTGGCCCTCATCTCGTTCATCCTGCTCGCAGTCAGAGAGCCGGCCGTCCAGGTCCAGCTGCTGGTCTGGATCTTCATGATGCGCGTGCTGATGATCGTAGCCAGCGGCGCCTCCTACCTGATCAACGAGGCCATCACCCGGCACCGGTACGCCGGGGCCAGCCGGATGAACTTCGAAGCGCCCCTGACCTCGCTCGTGTGGCTGACCTCCGCGGTGTCGGTCGTGCTCACCTATCTCGCCTCGTACGTGATGATCCGCGAGTTGGGCGACGGCACGCTCTGGTGGAAGCTGTCGACCGTCATCACCTGCGGCACCCTGGCCGGCGCCATCATCCCCGAGCTGGTCAAGATCTTCACCTCGACCGAGTCGTCTCACGTCCGCGAGGTCGTGACCTCGGCGCGGGAGGGCGGCGCGTCGCTCGACATCCTCTCGGGGCTGGTGGCGGGGAACTTCAGCGCCTACTGGCTCGGCATCGTGGTCGTGCTGCTGATGGGCACCGCCTATGGGGTCAGCACCACGGGCCTCGGCGCCCTCATGGTCGCCCCGGCCGTCTTCGCCTTCGGGCTGGTGGCCTTCGGCTTCCTGGGCATGGGACCGGTGACGATCGCGGTGGACTCCTACGGTCCCGTGACCGACAACGCCCAGTCGATCTTCGAGCTGTCGCTCATCGAGCAGATCCCCAACGTGAAGGAGCAAATCCGCCGGGAGCACGGCTTTGAGGTGAACTTCGAACGGGCCAAGCACATGCTCGAGGAGAACGACGGCGCCGGCAACACCTTCAAGGCCACCGCTAAGCCCGTCCTCATCGGCACCGCGGTCGTCGGCGCCACCACGATGATCTTCTCCATCATCGTGCTGCTGACCCACGGTCTCACCCAGAACCTGGACAAGCTCTCACTGCTCCATCCGCCCTTCCTGCTGGGCCTCATCACCGGCGGCGCGGTCATCTACTGGTTCACGGGCGCCTCCATGCAGGCCGTCACCACGGGGGCCTACCGGGCCGTGGAGTTCATCAAGGCCAACATCCGCCTGGAGGGAGTGACCAAAGCCTCAGTGACCGACAGCAAGAAGGTCGTGGCGATTTGCACCCAGTACGCCCAGAAGGGCATGTTCAACATCTTCCTGACCGTGTTCTTCTCCACGCTGGCCTTCGCCTTCTTGGAGCCGTACTTCTTCATCGGGTACCTGATCTCGATCGCGCTCTTCGGCCTCTTCCAGGCCGTCTTCATGGCCAACGCCGGCGGGGCCTGGGACAACGCCAAGAAGGTCGTCGAGGTCGAGCTGAAGGAGAAGGGCACCGCGCTGCACGCGGCGACCGTGGTGGGCGACACGGTCGGCGACCCCTTCAAGGACACGTCCTCGGTCGCGATGAATCCGATCATCAAGTTCACGACCCTGTTCGGCCTCCTGGCGGTAGAGCTGGCGGTCACGCTGACGGCGGAGCGAGGGGCCACGCTCAGCCATCTGCTGGCGCTGGCGTTCTTCGGGCTGTCGCTGATCTTCGTCTGGCGGTCCTTCTACAGCATGCGCATCCGGGGCGGGGCGCCCGCGACTGTGACGACGGGCCCCGGCCGCCGCGTGAGCGAGGTGGCGCGGGGAAAGTAG